GGTCATTTGTTGTGACAACATATCAGCAATTGCAATGActaaaaatcccatttttcacggaagaacaaagcacattgaaCTCAGGCATCACTTTATTAGAGATCTGGTTAATTAAGGAGAAATTCAGTTGAAATTCATCAGTACAAATGATCAACCAGCTGACATTCTCACCAAAGCAACTACAGTTGACAAGTTTGAGCGATTCAAGGAgcatttaaaaattacaaattaaggcaggtttggggatgagatgagaattttatgttttgttttagtgtttaaaatattatattttggtattattattatattgggatttgaaaaagttgaattgaaatttaaaaaagttgaattatttattatattttatatggggatttaaaaaatatgtaatgatgagataaaatgggatgagaattttgtatctcatcccacccctCAAACCTATCCTAAGAAGGGGTGTTGGaagttaatttgtaattttgcaTAGAAGTTTCTCGAGAAAATAACTTCTAGTATTTCAAGATAAGACTTTTGATATTCTCAAAGTTGACTAGATGTATCTAGAATTCGCTTTcaagtataaatatatgtagTTGTCAGCCTATGgtgtagaagaaaaaaaaacgtgTAAAACTGCAGGTGCAGCAGCTCTGCacaagtaaaattaaaaaaacaaacagagTTTTATTAATCCATTGttatcttttcaataaaaaaatatacttcacACCTTGCTTCTTGCATACGCCAACATAAATCCGAATAACATAAATCAGAAGGGGGAAGAACgacgaaaagagaaaaaagaagccTCAGAAGATGGAGCATGAATATACCccatctaatatatatatatatatatatatatatatatatatgtatgtatgtatgtatgtatgtatagaaTACAGTTAGCTATAATACGtctagattttaaataaaaaagagatgtCCTACCATCCATTTACCGCTTTTGTTAATTCCAGGTCTTACCCTCAAAGAATTTCACCCAGCATGCGTTCAAGATCATCAGGATTTGAATCTGACGTACTTCTGTGGGTTCTTCCCATTCTCAATCATAGGCCTGTAACACAAAAACACATTTGTATATACCAAAAAGTATGAGGcaataaatataagaaacatGCCCAAAACGTCTAAGAAAGGATCTAAAAGCAGGCAAGAGGATTTCAGCGACAGCCAGCCCTAGTGACTCTCGCAACTCACTATCAGGAACTGTCGACTGAGATTGCCTTTGGTGAAGTTCTTCAAATTGGGTATTAAATGTCTTGAACCTGTCTTTCACAGCTGCTCTAGAAAGCTCTGCTGGCATTACCATCACATCCAAGGGGGACCCCCTCCCACTCATTAGCGGACCCCGACTGGAATGCCACCTCCTGATGAAGTGGAACACTGAACGGAAAGACATTGAAGAATCTGTGGAGTAAAACACATAAGCAGATTAGCAAAATCATTGAGTAGATTACCTCAGAGAGATGAAAGACACCTCTAATATCCgtgataaaatattgtatagGCATTACTAGCACCCATTCACAGTACAGTACAGTAAGCACCATTAAAGTTCAACAGGAGTTTCAAGAGGGTTTTATATGCTGCTAGAAACAAAGGATCATGCACGCTCAATATCTAGCATACAAGTTCATGTTTCCAGGACCAGCTTCAAGAATTGTCAGGAGAAAGCAAAGACATTCAGATGCAacaagtttaaataaaaaataaaacaaaaccttTGCCCAAGAAACCCTCTTACACTGATTTGCATCCTGCTGAGTGTACCTGAACCCAGTCATCTCCCAAAGAGTCCTTTGCGACCTGTGAATATATCCTTTTTTAGAATTGCACATACAAGTATGAAGAAATGCCCATTGCTAAATGATAGACAAGCTAAACATATAACTAACCTCCGAACCGATCTCACTATGTAATGAATGTTGTTCATAAGAAACAACTGTGTCAATCCAGGATCTTTGTACTGCTTGGATTTTCCATCCAGGTTATACTGCACCGCCTGCATAATCCTTGTGGTTATGGATGATAACTGAGCTTCCGGATCAGAATCATTGAACTCCTGAAAAAGCAGCTTCAATGTCGATTGGTAGCTGAGcacatgagatacccaacagtCATGCATTTTGTTTGACCAAAGCTACTACGACAATGACCAAAGACAATTGTAGCAGTGACACAACCAAGAAACCGGAAAAGAGGTTGATGTGTGTGTGCTGGGTGGGAGCAAAACTGGTCTCCGTAGAACATAAAGGAAACTGCTTGGAGTGATATTAGAATGAAATCGTACAGAATAAAGCCCATACATAGAAACAATATAGATAAGATATGTAGGCAAGACAACTTGTCTCACAGAAGGTAAccattacaattataaattagaGAAAGACAACCTGTAATATTACTTGCACTAAACAATCAACTTCCGCTAAAAAAATTAAGGGCCATGAGCCCAACCAGCTACAGGAAGTGGAAAGCAGAGTGATTACAACTTATTCAAAAGAAACTTTACGTAATTTATCACATAGCTGGTCAAAGGATGAACAGTTCCATCAAGTACAGCAGTTTTGGTGGCATCTTTTTCAACTGCTTCTTCAAAATCACCAAAGGTCTCCTAGGCTGTCTGAGCTAGCCGCTTCCAAAAAGTGTTTCATTCTGCTCTGGCCATTACCCACaaaaaaataggggaaaaaacaaaaatggaaaatgtGAAGTGTCATTTTTCTGAGTTATTAAACAGAAAGCAGACCGATCTGAATATGCTTTTTTTGTGATGCATTGACTCCCTACCACAGTTTTTTTAGAGACAGTAatataaatttgattaaaaagcGCTCAGAAATGCAATACTATTTCATGGATAAGTGTGTGCCTGTCTGTATTAGCCTGtgaatgaataaaagaaaatagtgaaatTTGACAAACTAAAATATTACACTACACAGCTAAGAGAAGGCATAACAATCAAAATGGATAAGCTTTAACCAGTAGAACTGGGGAAGCAAGGCAGCAATTCGAAAGTTTTTTTAGATATAATCCCCAAGTTATGAGGAGAAATTTTTATGTTTGTCGGTTGACAattgaactaattaattttcatatgcTAATGTCGAACAGGATTTAGTATGATAGATGATTCAGTAATCATGGTCGGGCATAGTAAAATTTCTCATACCTCTGGCTGGAGTTCTCTCATTATCTGATACATGTCTAAAAGAACAAACAATTTTCGGTGATCTCTTGCTCTTGGAAATAGCCTCCCCAAAACTGAGGAGCAGAGACACACTGTTTGCAGTGATGTCGGCAAAACACTGATCCCTGAGAGAATCAATGCCATCGAATATTTGGTCACAGACTTTCTTTTCCCCAGCAAAGAGCAGCATGACCTGTTACATGTATTATTAATAGTTATGAAACCAACAGAAGTGCCAGTTCAGCTACAAATAAGTACTCACAGCAATTCGCATGTAATATATCCAATTGCCAATCCTCCAAAACCTCTGACTGCATTTTCTGGACATCATCCTTCACAAGATTTCCACACCTAATTTTCTAAGACTGTTCCAAAACCGAAGCATGAGTGTCcctgatattttaaaaaagtatatgattgtaatcaaTTAAAccataattcttttttaataattaatacctATTAAAAAGAGACGAAAAATTATAGTAagcggaagaaaaaaaatagaaaaagcaaACTGTATCATTCCCTATGATAACAGAACACGTAATCACctcttaaataaaagaaacaactgcctcgatttatttttcatttggaaatgaaaaaggtgatatatatcatttttttataagtgatatATATCATACCACATATCcgaaaataaagaaatcaacTTGAGTTGTGCAAAAACTCTATTTTCCTTTGCCATTCTACGAGTCTCTTCCCTTTTACATGTGGCATTGCCAACTCATTTGGCAGCATCCACTAATAAACGTTAGAAACATGTTTCAACCCTGAGGTTTTCACAAAAGCAGAGAACCTCACCAGCCtttgttttatgaaaattagGCACAAGGCTTCAAAATGTAATAGGCATCCCAACTTCAATGTTATGATGGTTCCACCAACCATAAACTTAACAGGTGCATCATGTGCAGTAAACAATAGGAAAACAAGGTATACTGTTATTTTCTTTAGACATTTAATGACAAATCAAAGCTTATAGGTTGTCCATTCATAACTGCTTTCGTCCcacaaaagatgaaaatttagaaatggTATGTAGCTAAATGAAAAAAACATAcccatttatattttcatttggaAGAtcccctatatttttttttattggcaccaggtggaCAATAACAATGTTTCGACTAATCAATTAAGAAATTGTCACTTACCGAAAGGTTTCAAAGATCAATTAAAAAGCTTTCATCtaaattgttttccttttcatccGAGTGCATAAAGAGGAAAATGATGAGTTGATTTGCATCTCAGCTTAGAAATATCATACGCAAAAGTGAGGCAGCAAGgatttaaaattatcataaaTTCTTTACGGACCTATCCAATAGTACCATTACTGatcaaaagattcaaaataaaactggtttgaataataaaataaagtacacTTATGTGCTACTTGGTAAACCCAAAC
This genomic interval from Juglans regia cultivar Chandler chromosome 3, Walnut 2.0, whole genome shotgun sequence contains the following:
- the LOC108982159 gene encoding exocyst complex component EXO70A1-like, with product MHDCWVSHVLSYQSTLKLLFQEFNDSDPEAQLSSITTRIMQAVQYNLDGKSKQYKDPGLTQLFLMNNIHYIVRSVRRSQRTLWEMTGFRYTQQDANQYSSMSFRSVFHFIRRWHSSRGPLMSGRGSPLDVMVMPAELSRAAVKDRPMIENGKNPQKYVRFKS